The Thermocrinis sp. genome has a segment encoding these proteins:
- a CDS encoding KamA family radical SAM protein, whose amino-acid sequence MKIPKELWRDYNWQIQNRIKTKEAIERYIKLTPQELEGIEKTNGIYPFAITPYYLSLIDPEDSEDPIRLQAIPRALEVDEHIQSFGEPDALKEQGDIPGLTHRYPDRVLLQVTTFCAVYCRHCMRKRIFAQGERAITNEELKLMLDYIKAHPEVREVLLSGGDPLSLSIKKLELILSEIRKIPHVEIIRIGTRLPVLAPQRFFDPKVLDVLEKYSPIWISTHFNHPKEITPEAQEAVENLLRRGIPVLNQTVLLKGVNDNPETMLELMRKLIKIKVKPQYLFHCDPIKGAIHFRTTLEKGLEIMQYLRGRISGYAIPTYAVDLPGGKGKVPLLPKYLIDSDGTKHTFLSWDGQKVEYDICEF is encoded by the coding sequence GATCCCAAAGGAGCTTTGGAGAGATTATAACTGGCAGATCCAAAACAGAATAAAAACTAAAGAGGCAATTGAAAGGTATATAAAGCTAACGCCCCAAGAGCTGGAAGGGATAGAAAAAACTAATGGCATATACCCCTTTGCCATAACCCCCTACTATCTGTCCTTGATAGACCCAGAGGACTCGGAAGATCCTATAAGGCTACAAGCCATACCAAGGGCATTGGAAGTAGATGAGCACATTCAGAGTTTTGGAGAACCGGACGCTTTAAAGGAGCAAGGAGACATTCCAGGTCTTACCCACAGATACCCGGACAGGGTCCTTTTGCAAGTTACAACCTTCTGTGCGGTCTATTGCAGACACTGCATGAGAAAGAGGATATTTGCTCAAGGTGAAAGGGCTATAACCAACGAAGAGCTAAAGTTAATGCTGGATTACATAAAAGCCCATCCTGAGGTGAGAGAAGTATTGCTTTCGGGCGGAGACCCCCTTAGCCTTAGCATTAAAAAGTTAGAACTTATACTTTCTGAGATCAGAAAAATACCCCACGTGGAGATCATACGCATAGGAACCAGGTTGCCAGTCCTTGCACCCCAGAGATTCTTTGATCCTAAGGTTTTAGATGTGTTGGAAAAATACTCTCCTATATGGATAAGCACCCACTTTAACCATCCAAAGGAAATAACTCCAGAGGCTCAAGAAGCGGTGGAAAACCTTTTAAGAAGGGGCATACCAGTTCTCAATCAGACAGTCCTACTAAAGGGAGTTAATGACAATCCAGAGACTATGCTTGAGCTTATGAGAAAGTTAATAAAAATAAAGGTCAAACCCCAGTATCTTTTTCACTGTGATCCAATTAAGGGTGCTATCCACTTTAGAACAACCTTGGAAAAGGGCTTGGAAATTATGCAATATTTAAGAGGCAGAATATCTGGCTACGCCATACCCACTTATGCGGTGGATCTACCAGGTGGGAAGGGGAAAGTGCCTTTACTGCCCAAATACCTGATAGACAGCGATGGAACAAAGCATACCTTTTTAAGCTGGGATGGACAGAAGGTGGAATACGACATTTGCGAATTTTAG
- a CDS encoding YhjD/YihY/BrkB family envelope integrity protein — MDRRWNTTFANFRKRAFALIFSLKEIITGNLGHYSSAMTYRFLMVFSSLIVLLGFLSSFLPFLNPDRVFELINQILPKYASSIFEKLQSIYKHRNLGTILSVLISYFFVVSYAKMFAKLLSDIVETQIKLREVFLWVFIPIYLLFFSISILVGSAFLSFIQAFLPEWLSVLLFIVKIVIFLPIVYFLYWFFLKDLIKPLYILEASVYFLLALNIINFFFSKFFVKLVSLNPLYGLLGSLLLFLIWLELVFSFLLGAVLYAKRLN; from the coding sequence ATGGACAGAAGGTGGAATACGACATTTGCGAATTTTAGAAAAAGAGCTTTTGCACTGATCTTCTCTCTTAAGGAGATAATTACAGGAAACTTGGGGCATTACTCTTCTGCTATGACGTACAGGTTTTTGATGGTGTTTAGTTCTCTTATTGTGCTTTTAGGTTTTCTGTCTTCCTTTTTACCTTTTCTTAATCCTGATAGAGTTTTTGAACTCATTAACCAGATTCTGCCAAAGTATGCAAGTTCAATCTTTGAAAAGCTTCAGAGCATTTATAAGCATAGAAACTTGGGAACCATATTATCGGTGTTAATTTCTTACTTTTTTGTAGTTAGCTATGCTAAGATGTTTGCCAAGCTTTTGTCTGACATAGTAGAGACGCAGATCAAACTCAGAGAAGTGTTTCTGTGGGTGTTTATACCCATCTATCTGCTGTTTTTTTCCATTAGCATACTTGTTGGTTCAGCCTTTTTGTCCTTTATACAAGCCTTTCTGCCTGAGTGGTTAAGTGTTTTGCTGTTTATCGTGAAAATAGTTATCTTTTTGCCGATTGTATATTTTCTATACTGGTTCTTTTTAAAAGATCTAATAAAACCACTTTACATATTGGAAGCTTCTGTCTATTTTCTTTTAGCTCTAAACATCATAAACTTCTTTTTTTCTAAGTTTTTTGTGAAGCTTGTTAGTTTAAACCCACTCTATGGTTTGTTAGGTTCTCTTTTGCTTTTTTTGATATGGTTGGAGTTGGTATTTTCTTTTCTTTTGGGTGCTGTTTTGTATGCCAAGCGATTAAATTAA
- the alaS gene encoding alanine--tRNA ligase, with protein MSGHEIRELFLTFFEGKGHTRVKSASLIPESDPTLLFTNAGMVPFKNVFLGLEKRPYSRAVSCQKCLRVSGKHNDLESVGYTSRHHTFFEMLGNFSFGDYFKREAILFAWEFVTEWLKIPKERIYVSVYREDEEAYRIWNEEVGLSTDRIWRLGEEDNFWQMGDTGPCGPSSEIYVDRGEEAGEERFLEVWNLVFMQYNRDQKGNLTPLPNPSIDTGMGLERIASVLQNTKTNFEIDLIRPIVSFGEEISGKAYGENYEHTVALRVIADHLRALTFAISDGVFPSNTGRGYVLRRILRRALRFGYKLGILEPFLHKGVDVVVDVMKSAYPELVQTKNFVKGVIKAEEERFINTFKNAMPLVEEFVSRALEEGRSFLKGEEVFKLYDTYGFPLDLLEEIAKENNLSLDMEGFEQEMTVQRERARQSFKIETKEVKPIYQHLKNIGRVSTFVGYETTTSQSRIIAIVKDGELVSELKEGESGEVFIDITPFYAERGGQVGDTGTIESTEGVFVVEDTQSPVEGVITHIGKLVKGRLAVGDQVVAIVENERREDIKRNHTATHLLHAALRLVLGDHVRQAGSLVADKYLRFDFTHFQPLTLEEIKKVEELVNEQIRKDEPVMTEEKDYREAIKEGAIAIFEEKYGDRVRVLSVGDFSKELCGGTHVSRTGEIGYFKIVSESSIGAGLRRILAKTGRWAVEESFRDSQMLGQIAISLGVAKEDVGDAVERIKEKIKDLEREIQRLKSELARTQARDRIKEESIGSYTLFYGLLDEVDGEFLRELSDQLRQNRQRVIVFLASRKEGKLSTVLALSKDMVGKLSAKELVKEVGSLLGGGGGGREDIAQGGGTKPENFEKAVKLLKEKLE; from the coding sequence ATGAGTGGGCATGAGATAAGAGAACTTTTTCTAACATTTTTTGAAGGTAAGGGGCATACGAGGGTAAAAAGTGCTTCGTTAATACCAGAGTCGGACCCAACCTTGCTTTTTACTAATGCGGGCATGGTTCCCTTTAAAAATGTATTCCTTGGGTTGGAAAAAAGGCCCTATTCAAGGGCTGTGTCCTGTCAGAAGTGCCTTAGGGTTTCTGGAAAGCACAACGACTTGGAAAGTGTAGGATACACCTCAAGGCATCACACCTTTTTTGAAATGCTTGGTAACTTCTCCTTTGGTGATTACTTCAAAAGGGAAGCCATACTCTTTGCTTGGGAGTTTGTTACTGAGTGGCTAAAAATTCCAAAAGAGAGAATATATGTAAGCGTGTATAGAGAAGACGAAGAGGCTTACAGAATATGGAACGAAGAGGTAGGACTATCTACGGATAGGATTTGGAGGCTCGGAGAAGAGGACAACTTCTGGCAGATGGGAGATACAGGACCTTGTGGTCCTTCTTCAGAAATATACGTGGATAGAGGAGAAGAAGCAGGAGAAGAAAGGTTTTTGGAGGTTTGGAACCTTGTTTTTATGCAATACAACAGGGACCAAAAGGGCAATCTAACTCCACTTCCCAATCCAAGCATAGACACAGGTATGGGTCTTGAGAGGATCGCAAGCGTCCTGCAAAACACAAAAACAAACTTTGAAATAGACCTTATAAGACCAATAGTAAGCTTTGGGGAGGAAATAAGCGGGAAAGCTTACGGAGAGAATTATGAGCATACGGTAGCCTTAAGGGTAATAGCGGACCACCTTAGAGCCTTAACCTTTGCCATATCTGATGGAGTTTTTCCGTCCAACACCGGCAGAGGATACGTCTTAAGGAGGATCCTAAGGCGAGCTCTAAGGTTCGGCTACAAGCTGGGCATACTGGAGCCTTTCCTACACAAGGGAGTGGATGTGGTGGTAGATGTTATGAAGTCAGCCTATCCCGAGCTTGTTCAAACTAAAAACTTTGTCAAAGGAGTAATAAAGGCAGAAGAGGAGAGATTCATAAACACCTTCAAAAACGCCATGCCGTTGGTAGAAGAGTTTGTAAGCAGAGCTTTGGAAGAGGGCAGAAGCTTTTTGAAAGGTGAAGAGGTATTTAAACTTTACGATACCTACGGCTTTCCCTTGGACCTGTTGGAGGAAATAGCAAAAGAAAACAACCTTAGCCTTGATATGGAAGGTTTTGAGCAGGAAATGACAGTTCAAAGAGAAAGGGCAAGGCAAAGCTTTAAGATAGAAACCAAGGAAGTAAAACCTATATACCAGCATCTAAAGAACATAGGAAGGGTTTCCACCTTTGTGGGCTACGAAACCACAACGAGCCAGTCAAGGATAATAGCCATAGTGAAGGACGGGGAGCTTGTATCCGAACTAAAGGAAGGGGAAAGTGGGGAGGTGTTTATAGACATCACACCTTTTTATGCAGAAAGGGGAGGACAGGTAGGAGATACGGGGACCATAGAGAGCACCGAGGGTGTTTTTGTGGTGGAAGACACCCAATCTCCCGTAGAAGGTGTGATAACTCACATTGGTAAGTTGGTAAAGGGGAGGTTGGCGGTAGGAGACCAGGTGGTTGCAATAGTGGAGAACGAAAGGAGGGAAGACATAAAGAGAAATCACACTGCCACCCATCTGCTACACGCAGCCCTTAGGTTAGTTTTGGGAGACCATGTAAGACAGGCAGGTTCTTTGGTAGCAGACAAGTATCTACGCTTTGACTTTACTCACTTTCAACCGCTCACTCTGGAAGAGATAAAGAAGGTAGAGGAGCTGGTAAATGAGCAGATAAGAAAAGACGAGCCTGTGATGACGGAAGAGAAGGACTACAGAGAAGCTATAAAGGAAGGTGCTATAGCTATTTTTGAGGAGAAGTATGGCGATAGGGTTAGAGTGCTGAGCGTGGGAGACTTTTCCAAAGAGCTGTGCGGTGGAACCCATGTCTCGAGAACTGGAGAGATAGGATACTTCAAGATAGTTTCGGAGTCTTCCATAGGTGCTGGTTTGAGGCGTATTTTAGCAAAAACTGGCAGATGGGCTGTGGAGGAGTCTTTCAGAGACTCCCAGATGCTTGGACAGATCGCTATAAGTTTGGGTGTGGCAAAGGAAGACGTGGGAGATGCGGTAGAGAGGATAAAGGAAAAGATAAAGGACTTGGAAAGAGAAATTCAGAGGTTAAAGTCCGAATTAGCAAGGACGCAGGCAAGGGACAGAATAAAAGAAGAGAGCATTGGTTCATACACTCTCTTTTACGGTCTATTGGATGAGGTGGATGGGGAATTTTTGAGAGAGCTTTCGGACCAGCTAAGACAAAACAGGCAAAGAGTTATTGTCTTTTTGGCAAGTAGGAAGGAAGGAAAGCTATCTACCGTTTTAGCTTTATCCAAAGATATGGTCGGTAAGCTTTCCGCAAAGGAGCTTGTAAAGGAAGTGGGAAGTCTGCTTGGTGGTGGCGGAGGAGGAAGGGAAGACATAGCTCAGGGCGGTGGCACAAAGCCGGAAAACTTTGAAAAGGCGGTAAAACTCCTGAAGGAGAAGTTGGAATGA
- a CDS encoding DUF2103 domain-containing protein, with protein sequence MPKHRKGKVKLEHHLLEGLEEYVQRLSDLASVQSIIPGRISRQNKGRGSKGLFLKYETPVGYKLLYKNGTSVQEVFLVCSDKQKCLEELREVFNL encoded by the coding sequence ATGCCCAAGCATAGAAAAGGTAAAGTAAAGTTAGAACATCATCTTTTAGAAGGTTTAGAGGAATATGTGCAGAGATTATCTGATTTAGCATCAGTTCAGTCCATAATCCCTGGCAGGATATCAAGACAGAACAAAGGAAGAGGCTCAAAGGGTCTCTTTTTGAAATACGAAACCCCGGTTGGTTATAAACTTCTATACAAAAACGGCACTTCCGTGCAAGAGGTTTTCTTAGTTTGCTCGGACAAACAAAAATGTTTAGAAGAACTTAGAGAAGTTTTCAATCTTTAA